In Anabrus simplex isolate iqAnaSimp1 chromosome 12, ASM4041472v1, whole genome shotgun sequence, a genomic segment contains:
- the LOC136884216 gene encoding uncharacterized protein isoform X2, with protein MRYLPLRENLLKQMYALHSYAHMPKVIVVEGMEQYCQVTQKEKEKEENPVELYGAMVCASLIDAIGVCAKSCNSSAQLIVSLVHNPDQWASYKTLIDLFFHDVVWFVSNVQEAGVVEEEKIVANQVTSAVEKRKSRVEFVPIASEGTLVLKAIMRMFDTQK; from the coding sequence GTACTTACCTCTCAGAGAGAATCTTTTGAAGCAGATGTATGCTCTCCACTCATATGCACACATGCCCAAAGTGATCGTAGTTGAGGGAATGGAGCAGTACTGCCAGGTGACTCAGAAagagaaggagaaagaagagaaccCCGTTGAACTTTACGGAGCTATGGTTTGTGCCAGTCTTATAGATGCTATTGGAGTCTGTGCCAAGAGTTGTAATTCCAGTGCCCAACTAATTGTCTCTCTTGTGCATAATCCTGACCAGTGGGCTAGTTATAAGACTCTTATCGACCTCTTCTTCCACGATGTCGTGTGGTTTGTCTCCAACGTACAGGAGGCAGGTGTTGTGGAAGAAGAGAAAATTGTCGCGAATCAAGTAACCAGTGCCGTGGAAAAACGCAAATCTCGCGTGGAGTTTGTGCCCATCGCAAGTGAGGGCACCCTCGTATTGAAGGCGATCATGCGCATGTTTGATACTCAGAAGTAA